CACGTAATAGCTTACAATGATGCTTGTTCAGGCCAAAATCGTAACATTAAAGTAGCATAGACATGGATGAAAATTGGGCAGTCATCaactaataatattgaaacaatagaccacatatttttgttatcgGGTCATTCCATTCTACCGAATGACCGTGATTTTCGgttgatagaaatgaaaattaaaaaagctaATTACTTATGCAACCCTGAGCACGATTGTGAACTGATATAAAagtgtagaagaagaaatacattttcgataaaacgaatgtcgcagccggattttatttcaacgaaatcactGGAAGAGTCAACAACGAGGAGAGGAAAAACTACTGCGGGCGAATCTGTCTCTTGGCTGCAAATACAATGGAtgagattcgtgaaaaatgaaccatataaaatgttctataaaacttctttagatGCTCCTGAATTCCACGTTAAGGATCTTTCAAAGAGGAAGACTCAAAatatatggaaatattaagctatttcataagaaaaacataaagatattatatgtttactaccatacattcctccagtttttcaggaacattttaaaaatcttaaaaactcgaaatgataaaagtgcattacttttttagaatcattaataaatgtgcatgaaatatttcattaaagtttcaaataaaactcatagttctttattgctttaagtcatttataggccattcagttaattttgaaactgACCcaagtcaattcaaactttaaaaacaacattttcgtataaaatttcatattcataataaattttcattaatcaagactaataaaactctaaataaaaagatcgcataatgtaaaagtatgttttaatttatgcaaatgcaattcattaaatatcttgaaagaagaaatatatgacttagaccactttcataattatgagCACATTTCACGTCTATAACTGTTGCCCTTTAATGGCACGTaacgaatatttgtttaatatatggAAACATACTTACAGGATAATTGTCCTCGTGATTTCCGGTATTTATCGCATAGATTTTTCGCAAAATCTTCAACGCTTCCTCTGTTCTACCTTGGGAGACCAGGAATTTTGGACTTTCCGGGTACCGTGTGGCTATCAGAGTTACCATTAACGTTGGAAATCCAATAATGGCCAAGAAGAGCCTCCAAGAATTGTACACAATTCCGTGGAATTGAAATGATATCGGCAACGGTATGATTAGCCAAGCTAAACCTACgttgaaagaaaaacaaattattatttcataattcattcATACTATGGAAAGACGTACACTCTCTTTCGAAAGTATTAGGacacttatttatttagtataaattataaaa
Above is a genomic segment from Augochlora pura isolate Apur16 unplaced genomic scaffold, APUR_v2.2.1 APUR_unplaced_1834, whole genome shotgun sequence containing:
- the LOC144477543 gene encoding synaptic vesicle glycoprotein 2C-like — its product is MTCDGILAIIGSLSQSFEVLLIFRALSGFFIGAPGSLVYSYLGEFHAEKQRVKTICYVGFFWTLSWLILPGLAWLIIPLPISFQFHGIVYNSWRLFLAIIGFPTLMVTLIATRYPESPKFLVSQGRTEEALKILRKIYAINTGNHEDNYP